AGATAGCTTAAACATGGATTTAAAGCAGGAACAAAATAGAAAGCAATACCACAAGCTTTGAACATATCATGAACGGCTTAAtttatcatctgaaaatgtaaagagacTGGAACAACTGCAAGCCAAGATGGTAACTAACTGGGGAGATCCATCGCTCAggagacaaaataattattcataatttactccaaaatctgacaaaatctgccactgttgaaagaaaatcagaagaAGTACTTTGTGGAGTTTGGCTCAAGCCATGTGTAGGTGGATGGCCGAGGCAGATGTGTGAAAGAATCTTCTCtgatcacataaaaaaacaaaattttgtagaataaatgcaaaataatatgAACTCTGAACAGCCGGTTaccatggtgaaacatggtgatggcagcacgATGCTGTGCAGATGCTTTTCATCAGCCAGGATAGCAAACTTAAAGTCAaagggaagatggatggagataaaCAGGACATTCTTTGACCTTTAGCTATTTCATAGAATGTCTAGAGTAGGATGTCTAAAGTTGCTCAgtaaaaatgcacacaaatctTTTAAGCTATTTTGTCAATACAGATTCAGAAatcctaaataaatatttctgtgcaCCATGGAAAATCTCTGTAAAACACATTGAATTTATGGTTTTAGTGtgacaaaaagaggaagagtTCCAAGGGGtctgaacatttttgcaagGAAGTGAGTGCATGACAGGAAACTTCAGCTCAGCATGATGAGTCACAGAGAATCCCTACATCTTGTGGGTTATGACCAACACAACAAATATTACATAACATCGGAAAGGGGTGATTAACTGTGCCTcgctttcttttcttaaatgaaCTCAAAACAATGAAGTGGAGCATGTACTGAAGGAGGCATCTGAAATATGAGCACTTGTTAACGAGAAAGCTTGTTGAACCCACCTTGCGAGAGCTTCCTAATGTAGCCCTCATTTTCTATGATGAAGTGGATCCCTGCTGATGAGTTCATCACGGCTCGGACGCAGCTGACGCACGTGAGCTGCAGCAAGGCGTCGGCGATGCGGGAGCACCCGCGGCCCGATAGCCGGTCCAGGGCCTCCAGGAGCAGATCCAGCCCGCTCAGCTCCAGAAACTGCACCATCCATGTCTGGTCGCTGCCTTCCAGGCGACGCTTCAGGCCCGAGTAGTTTACCACGGTGGGAACCTGCAGCAGTCTGATGCACAGCTCGGGGTCGGCGCTCTCCAAGTTGGCCTCCTGCTGCGTGTCGGAGTCCTGAGAGGAGCCCAGGCGATCCCTGACCGCTGCCCACTTCTTTTTCCCATCAGATATCCCTGACATGGTGCTTGACAGACCTGCAGGGCAGAGCAATGAAAAGCATTAAAGGTTTTGTCAGTAAAAGAGGATGAAGATCCACATTTCCTTTCAACTATTCTTTAGAAGTgataacagattattttaaatggcTAAAAGGGCCTGCCAGTGACTGATATTCAAGAACTATCCCTGCTATATATACAGTGCAGTCACATCTATCTAAACTAGAGGAAGCAGACTGACAGACAGCCTTATCGGAGGGAATAGAGAATGGGAAACGGCAAGTCTGCACTTTGTGGATGAGCAACAGATATGTCAGCAGTCATCAGAAGCTCTGCCAAACATTCCAGCTTAATCTCACAGTAAGCTCAACTCagacagtttgtgttttaatgcatAAAAGACAGCGGCATGCAACAATTTGGTCCCGTTGGAACAAGAcgtctgtcactttaaataatCTATGAGAAAACAGGGATAGTTTATAAACtcaaggagaaagaaagagagaaatcaaACCTTTCCTCATTTTAAAAGAGATGAGTACATGTTATTCTTCTTttgtatgattaaaaaaaaaaaaaattctacggAACACCAGGCAAAGCAAACAAAGGgtgaaattaaactgaagtttTTCCTAAAGTTTTATTATCTGTTACGTAAGAAGGAAATGGCAGCGTACAGGAACAGGAAGGTCATGATGAATGGAGACCCAAAGCATCCTGAAACCCATGACTGCCTGTAGAACACCTTCAGGATTGTTGAGAAGAGCTGTGAACTAGGGTTGCTTTGTTATTCCCAACAGCACAAACATCATCTTCAAGGATGAGTCATCTGAAGGAAAAACGTTGCTGTAAACTAAACTTCTGCTTTATGGAAAGGCAGGAAATCCCCACAAACAAGCCAGCCTTAAATGAAGTGCTTATAAACTCTGCTTTTTGAAGATGTTACTGCTGACCATGCTAAGAGCGCATGAGGaagatttctaaaaatgtaaatttacaaTTGGTCCACaataaattttgacattataaaaatgctttgttttattatgcaaTTCAAAACGCGTataatatctatatttattcACACAGAGTGTTAAATTTTAAGCATccacatttcatttttgcttaattttttttaaacacattcctgttatgttatgttttgcCAAGATAATGCAGAAGAGAAGACTTGACAGTTGGCCTGCAGACAGTCATTGCCCTTCCAGAGACATAAAAGTCCACAAAAGGTCATATGATATATGAAAAgttgagcagaaagaaaacatgtggcagaaaaacaacttgacTAACCATTAACTGAGATACCTCACTGCGGGAGGGTTAGCTACAAACAGTTTCtgctaaaaaatgtaaatgttcagAGCTCTTTATCCAAACATTAACAGGAAGTTAAGTGAAAGGAGTGTGGTAATAAAGATGAAGATGTGATACTACAGACCCATGAATTCAGAGAAGTTGAGGCCTACCATTAAAACAATGTGGGCTTCCTTTATCACCCAGTAGTGCCATGTGCTGATTATTTATGTACCATGATGCCAAGCATTGATCCCACATATTGTAGAGTACACGGACATAACATTTGTAAATTTTGACATTGTTAGATGTGGCGTCACTTGTCTCATTTTTTTACCAcacctttttcttccactgaactttccaTTAGTATGCTCGTATACAGCATGATTTAAACTGCCGGCTTCTTTAGCAATGGTCTTTTGTGGTTTACCTTCCTTGTGACGAAATATCTGTTGGACAACTGTCAAAGCAAAAATCTTCTGCATGATTTTAGTTGTtataaacaactaaaaaaaattaactttcagttatatttttatttactgggATTTGTGTTTCATCTTTAGCATTGGCTGCTGGAAATTCGGTGACCTTTTAGTGGCATAGAGATTCACAagatgaaaaagtaataaactCTGCAAAGGCATTCAGCTCAAACAAGGCAATGTGAATTTATGTGAATATGGCACACCCGttgaaaatgaatgtgtttacaaaaaaaaaaacatatttagtgtAGGCACAAATGGACACATGTACTGCACAACTGGCCTTTTCTGGCAAAAACCACAGAGCAAAAGTCCCCTTCTTCTTAATAACTGCCATAAACTTCGGCCTGAGCTCCTGAAAAAGCGCATTCCCACAGAAAAATTCAAGCTAAAAAAGGAAATCTCTTTCCCTAAAAATAtcaatgtaaatgtttaaaccACAGACTTTGGAGGAGCGTCTGTTTTAATATTGGGTTGTTGAATGTGCTCTGCTGCTGATTTCATACTTGGCATGCATCACATATACAGATGTGGCACTAAgttataaacaagaaaaaaaacaaacaaaaaaacaaaacacagcgcTCTATGAAAGGTTATGCAAAAACAATCCTGAAGTTCTCTGTTTTACCCTGCAGTAATAATGTCTTCCCTGAGAGCCGTTACTGCTATTTAACTACAGAAACAAGCAGCTTGCAAATTTTTTGGATGAGTCGCTTTTCTGAAAGTGTttggcagaaagaaaaaaagcaagaaattgtgaaaaaaaaaaaaaattgcgaCATCAGATTTTAAATCGCTGCATGGTGTTAAGGTAAAAATCGGaattattttctcacattttctggTGAGACATTTGTCAATTCTGACTGCAGCATTTTAGTCCTGCTGCCACTGTGAAGAGTGTTACCGTGGCAGCAAGCAGGCAGACAATGGCTGTTCACAAAGGGCCTTCTGAATACCCTTCAAAGAGCTGTGTTCAtctctgacacacacaaaaaaaggatgGAATGCTCCCTGCACTGTTCAGGCTAAAAGCAGTTATGCTCTGTGatcttgtttcttctttcacTTTCAGTTCATCACGCCTTCCTAATGATTAGGAGCTGAGGAGCAAAAGTCCCAAGTTGTCGCCTGAAATTTAGGGGAATTTTAACAGTTTGGGGAGTTGTGCTAAATGGATTCTGGTCCTGTTATGACTAAGACACGTCAGGCAGGCTGGAGTGTGAACTTTGAGCAGAACTTTCAAGGTTGGCTTGGGAACTTTTGTAATGGAAAATTGTATAATGTGCTCCTCACCCCTCTTGTGCTTTAGATCTCTGCATGATGTTATCATGAGATTGGTCAAGCTGCTCTCCTATAGACTTCTACAGTGTCATATAACAGGAGGGCATTTCTTTGATCCTGGAGACCATCTAAGTTTTACTTCCCCAACCCAGAACTGAGGCTGCCTTTTATGAATCAAATAACAACTCCCTTTCATTAACAATAGACAAATGGCAAGACCATGTCTGTTGGGCTCCCCAGAATCTTTGGTGCATAACAATTAAGGATTCACACCTACAATCCAATCAAGCCTCTCTTATCTTTATTGGGTAATACCCAGAGAAGGTGAGAACCTGCTGTTATATGATTGACTGACCAGAACCTATAAAAGGAAACCAGAATTCACTGTACGTCAGAGCGGACTTGATAGACTCCTTTGACTCTGTACTTTTGTTCTTACGTTGCAAGGCTTTAATAAATTTCCTATTTTCTTCTCATCCAGACTCttgttaaagttattttttttccacaacacttTTCAAAGGGAAGTGAAAGGACTTTCCCAGGACAGGAAACTTGGCACTTGAGAAACCTGTTAACCTAACAGTAAAAATTCCCTTTTTGTATGACATGCCTTTTCTTCACAAGGATTCAGATTTGTACACGAAGGTCAGTGAATTTGAGGATCATTGACACTTCCTTTATTTCAgggatttaataaaaaaaaaaaaaaaacactttgtgttaTATTGTTTGCATAAGTCAACATCAGATAATTTACATAGTTACAACTCATAGCttgtaaaaactcaaaattctgtttttaagaaaagacaaaaaaaggagaaataaaaggatttttagAAGCAGAGATGTGGACCAATGTAGgtcaataaattaaaagctgGTGTGTTAAGGAGGCAGAGGTTGTTTTAATGGCAGCCTTCAGCTTGTCTTCATTGTTGAGATGTTTCCAATCTCTAATCTTCCTCTTGGCAATGCTACATATTTTCTCTGGGGGGATTAGGTCAGATGTTGTCTTTCTTGGCTGCCGGCATTTTGGTCACTTCGGTTGACAGTATTTAGTAAAGCAAAGTCTTTGGTTATCCTTATAGTATGGTGgttgttatttaaattttatctgCTCTATTAGTCCCTAATATTACTCTCCTTAGGAGTGGATATAGTTGAGGTAAAAGATTTCTGGTGTCTCTTATTTAGAGGtggtttaaaacaagaaacgtGATAGTTGTAGCACATGTTCGGCATACATCTGTGAGTGGTTGCTCTTAATGCACTGATTGGAGCCAAAGTCCATCCCTTGTGAGTCACACCGGAAGGTTAAATTAACTTTGCTTCACAAGGAAATCAAGGTAGTTGCCTGTGCaacgttttccttccacttaactttccattaatgTAAATGGACCCCACATTCTATCAAAACCCAGCTTCTTCAGCAATAAGCTTTTATTGCTTAACCTGGTGTAAGGTGGCAACGACCATCTGTTGGACAAATGTCAAGTCATCAGCATATTACCCCTTTCACTTGtccactttttaatttttaccatGCATTATCCTTCCTCTCAACTTTCACTTACTATACATGGATATCTCATTAGCAATTATCTTTTGTGGCTTAGCCTCCCTGTGAGGCTAAGCACCAAGGAAAGGGCATTGATGCCAAATAATCCTCTACAACATCACTGTCTAAGTCATAAAATAAGATGTTAAACTGGtttatgttacattttctgagaaactaaattgtgaattttaaacatctaaataaaccaaaatagacacataaaatatatcactctgtatataataaatttatttgaactgaactactgaaacaaatgttcattttgacgatattctaatttactggaCTGAAACTGTAATGCACCAAACTGTCAGCAATCAAACCCtgcatttgcattttctctTCAGGTAGATATTGGCACCTTTAATTTGTTGACCTTGTCTGCCAGAGCTCCCACGTGTACTGCTAATAGCAGGCTGATTCACTGCACACAAGACATGCCTCCTCACAGATCCTCTGCTTCCAGCGCCCACACAGCAGCCCACTGCCACTGTGGCGGCATCAACACTTGTGAATGTGCAGAAACATCTCCACGGCTTTATTTCCTCTAAAGCATATGCTGAGggaatattttttacacttgCATGTTATTTCTGCCTCGTTTGTCTGCTAAACTAATTcagaaaagtcaaagatttaGATTGAACTAAATAAGAGGGGGTGTTTGCAGTATTTTCACCAAGCCATTTTGTTTCATCTACATGGACATGCAGCACTAAGGAAGGAAGATTTGACATCAAAACTGTCCTCTAAACTTCTAGGGAGTCCTTGGAGTGAATATGAACAATAAGTGGAGCTCAAAAATGCCAGAGAAAACATCTGGGGCTTCTCTAAGTCATCTCCTcccctctgtgtttttaaagggaGTGACCAGTTTTAGTCTGCAGGCACATATTCTATGTTGAGATAAAACACcatgtagtgtttttttttcttttttttttcttttttttccccccacatatTTTTCCTGTTCAGAGTGCATATTTTGGCAACTGATGGGACATCCTAAACCATGTGTTACTACACATTTGATTCAGAAACACCCTCAAAACAACATTCCTCTGCGTGGATTCTTGTTTATTTGATCACCTTCCTCCCTTCCTCCTGCCTATAGGTAAACATAGCTCGCTACAGTTTGGTCGCTTATTACATCTAAGATGGATCGACAGGACTGTTGCATCCTGTCACACAGACTCAGTCTGCATTCAGCGCTGGCACATTGTTAGAATTAGCAcatctttattttcagtttgagacATTTACACATAACACGAGACATAACATGGCAATACGGAAACGAGAAAgataagaaaaattaaatgttatcaCATTACGGATAACAGATTGAATGCAATGCCATACCTGGTTTTATTCCATAAATCCTCTCTCAGTTTGGAAAAATCGCTTCTTCCTTAGACTTTTACATAGCGGCGCGCGTTGCAGgcgtttctcttcctcttccagaCAATAGACGAGATGATGACCCCTGAAGGTTTGGGCTCTGCTTGGCAGGACAGACCCCTTCCCGTGGAATGCAGACCGCAGCCTGCCGCTCTCCAGTCACCACGGCCCCTTTACTCACTTGTAAAGAAGTCAAAGTACCAGTGATACCGCAGTACAACATCCGGTTAGACTTTTCAGAATAATCTGGTTTCATTCAAGCAAGTACGATGTGAAAAAAGTAGGCATTTCCGGGATTATCTCAATGAGTCAGAACATagttaaaattagaatattacaaataaataaataaataaataaataaataaataaataaataaataaataaataaataaataaataaataaataaataaataaatgttacattttgatcACAACTGTCCAGTTGTCCTAACAGTCTCCAAAAGGAGGATATGCCACCATACAAGTTAAGCATAATAATGAAAAGttaagtgaaaggaaaaggtGTGGTAAAAAATTGAATTTGACTAGAACTATCACACTCCTGGTATTAAACTACTCATGAACCAGAGATAGTGTCAGAAGAATCTCGTCTGGGCAAAGCAAAAATGGACTGCACTTTAGGTCAGAGTTACAAACTCCACTTTCTAGATAAAgtaaatttagcatttaatttGGAAGTAATGGTTCCAGTGTCTGAAACAAGAGTGGAGAGATGAAGAATACAAATTACATAAAGTCCAGGTTTTCAGACCTTAATGATTTGTCGAGGCATGTCATCGCTGTATtcattctgaaaatgaaaatcttcatagccaaaatgtttgagaaatgctACTTTCTAAAATTCAGCTAACagatgcttttaaaatttttttctaaggTTGACTGTGCCATCACTCTATTCAGTTAGTGATAAAATATCTCACGGGGAAATAGGACATTACttcaagagagagaaaaaaagaatcattacTTCCCATTGAGTCCTTTCCTTGGTGCAAAGCTATTTGACTGAATGGCTGTTCAGAATTAGATCAAAAAACAATCtggaaaaaatttgtttaactTAACATGCATGGGTTTGGATTGTGGAGGAAGTTTGAGAAAGAATACCATGTATTTAGAAACACCCTAGGTCTAACGTAACAAAGGTATCTGCGCCAAAGTATAATGGaataatgatttaaatatataaaacagatttttacctTGTGTGTACAgtgcaatttagaaaaaatcataaatgtaaTAAGAATGGCAATGAAAAATAGCAAGGGTCAGTAATTAAGATGATTACTTATCTGGGACAGATTTTTCCTCTTAGTATAGTGTTTTGTGCAAGAGCTACAATCCTTTTGAAATCATCAAAATTGTACATAATCTGGGTTTTGGTTTCACCAGGTGAAAGTTTTTACTTTCACAGAAACTCTGATgcttgtgcttttattttgaaaacagatttgcaGAGTTTCCTCTCCCTATGTGTGCATAATTGTGTAACTTTAAGCTCTCCATGTGATGCTGAATAGAGCCAGTTGTTGGACCCCCTCTCTCGCCCCCTTTCTCTCCGCCGCACAAACGCACCATCCCATGAGCTGAACCTGACCTCgggatgaaagcagaaaaagagaaacagaaaaaaagagttcCCAGATTCATTAAATCAGACTCTTGAAAGTAGATGCTGATGCAGATTTTATAAAACTCAAGAGGAGGGGGAAGTCCTTCCTGCAATTCAAAAAGTCAACAATGCCTGCACTTTCGATTCCGTGGGAATCAAAAGTGTTaagaaatgtgtgtttctgcGTTTTAGCGGATCAGATTGTGCTTGTCTTTGTGACTTGAAAGAATTTCACTTCACCagacaaaagacagaaatgatcTGAGCTGTCGCCCTGCTTTGTAGATCCAAAACAAAGGCATCATCACAATAAGCTGCTTTGTTACATTGAAGAATGAAGCTTCTATCCTGGGGACTATTAGCAAGACATTAAAAGGAGAATAAGTTCTGAACTTCTAACAAGATTATTGGTGTACAGCTGTGTTTCCAGCCTCAGCAAAATAGTCGCTGCACATTCCTATGTTTAACCAAAGACTAGAAAGTAAATATTATGAAGTCATTGTGAATAGACTGCTAATTCAGCTTGTGGAACTGGATTGTGAGACACGCTGTGATCCAATATGCAATC
This is a stretch of genomic DNA from Gambusia affinis linkage group LG16, SWU_Gaff_1.0, whole genome shotgun sequence. It encodes these proteins:
- the inf2 gene encoding inverted formin-2 is translated as MSGISDGKKKWAAVRDRLGSSQDSDTQQEANLESADPELCIRLLQVPTVVNYSGLKRRLEGSDQTWMVQFLELSGLDLLLEALDRLSGRGCSRIADALLQLTCVSCVRAVMNSSAGIHFIIENEGYIRKLSQALDTSNIMVKKQVFELLAALSIFSAEGHRLALDALDHYKGLKTQQYRFSVIMNELQGTDNVPYMVTLLSVINALIFSTDDLRQRDKIRKEFIGLQLLDILPKLR